Within Salmo trutta chromosome 30, fSalTru1.1, whole genome shotgun sequence, the genomic segment TAACTGAATAGGACCCAGATAACTCACCCACAGTGATGTTGATAGAGTTGCTAGGTGGAGAGCTCAGCAAGGAGGAGGGAGAGCTGCCCTTGATCCTATACAAACAGCTGTAGCTGCCCTGGTGGGTAGtctccaggtctgacagagtCAGCTCCACCCTGGTCTGGGCAGAGTCCACCCTCTGAGTCACCAACGGGGTGGCTATGCCCCTCTTATACAGGTGGAAGTCATTCAGGTGGTGGCCCAGTAGCACAGTACAGCTGAAGCGAACCGCCTCCCCAGCAGAGAAGACAGTGTGAGAGGAGAGCAGGGACAGGGTGGGCATCAACAGTGTACCTGTAAGGGACAAAAGGTATGTTATATATCCATTAGGATAGTTCCTAGCCACATACATTGtctcaacaaaaaacaaaaaaaacacacaatcaCAACCACACGTATATTATCAATTGTTAAATCGTTACCATTGTTCATATGTATTCCAACATGGAAATGTTTTCTGTCCCTTAACAAATCCTCACTATTATAGGTGTCCTTGCCTCCTGTAGCCTGGGGATCTGTTTAAACAGTTTCAACAGATCTGGTACCAGGCTATCCTCCTGGCCTCAGTCTCACCTGAGCATTTCACCCCAGCATCATTATTATGGGTGCAGGTGAAGTAACTGTGGAGGACCCTGGGACATCTCGTCAGGCTCGCCTCGTGGCCAGAGCACTGGACGTGCCTCAGCCAGATCTCTCTGGAGCCCCTGCCAAACGCAGCTCCACGGAGGGCGTTCTCGGCCAGCCCACAGCCCATCTCAAGGCACACCACGTCAGCCTCCCTCAGGTCCCAACCGTGGTCACACACCGTCCCCCACTGGCTCCTCTGGAGTACCTCCACACGCCCCGAACACTCACTGTCCCCATTGACTAGCCGGATGAACGACACGCCATCTGCAGAGGGTATCATTTTCAGCAATTCACCGTCTGCATTGACTCCATCCCAAGTAACAAGAGCACAGCCTGTATGGGAACAGCATAACGAAGAGAGGAAAACAGTACATTAGAACTATAATCATGAAAATAACTGCTGAGGAGTCACTGCTACAGTAAAGTACCTTTACAGTCAAGGTTATGATACTTGCTCATCACATCAAAGAGCACATTGAAATACTAAGATAGTTCTACAATGAACACATTACACCATATAATCATCAGGCactgagcaaaacatttaaatcaTCTCTGACCTAGCGTGCAAATGACAAGGAGAATCTTCAGCATCTTTGTCACCGTTCCATTTGACCGCGAGTcgagagatgatgatgatgatgacagctCGATGCGATTTTCTGGGGGAACAGACTACTCAAAATGCACCGGACAATGGAGTCCTTCAACTTGACACCACTATATAGCTGGCTGGTTAACAAGTCAAACTATCGCGGCGCAATACTAGCCTAATGATTTCGGTGTGCTAGCTCTTACAACCTGCTCGcgtcagctaactagctacattcCTTCATACGTGGTTAGTCGCGGTCCTTCTTTTCACCTAATAACGGATATCAAACATGTTAACATTTTAAACGGAGAACACTACCCCCTGTCGTTAAAATGAATGTCCATTCAGATATCAAACTTTTTTTGAGAGAAGGAGAAGATGACGGTTAAAAACGAGCTAGCTAGCCTGCTAGCTCACTAGCTAGCATATAGTTACTCTAGTTAGCTAATGGGGTGGATGGCGTAGCTATAGTTAACAATATAGATACATTATTCTTTATCATCCATATATAATCACTTCAAGGCGTTCGGTAAATcctttaaaacatgtattttattttttgtttacgAAAACTAGCTAGACACATGTCCGTGACGCGTTATATGTACGTCATCAGACAACGTatggaagcgattcccaaaccttccatcacccagagagagatgaacctggagaaggtTCCCCTGATCCCCCTGTTCACAAACAgcgccccaggacagcaacacaattaaagCATAAGAAAAcaaataattacttgacacattggaaacaattaacaaaaaaaaaacaagcaaactggaatgctatttggccctaaacagagagtaagTACACAGTGGCAAAATACCTGGCCATTGTGACTGACTGAAAATTAAGGAAAACTTTGACTTGTCACAAAGTGACCCAGTGACCCAGTGAGCCAGTCAgcgagcatagccttgctattgagagaggcctctgtaggcagacctggctctcaagataAGACGGGCTATGTGCAACACAATATATGACTGtattagagacatatttccctcagattacacagacgcACAAACAATATGAAAACAAATcgaattttgataaactcccatatccactgggcgaaataccacagtgttccatcacagcagcaagatttgtgacctgttgccacaagaaaagggcatccggcgaagaacaaacaccattgtaaatacaacccatattaatGTTAATACATATTCCCTTTAGTACTTAAATTATTATCACATTGTTAAAAAACTGTACATaaccataatatgacatttgaatttCTCTATTCCTTTTAAActtttttgtgagtgtaatgtttactgttcatttctgattgtttatttcacttttgtttattaactATTAatatttgctttggcaatgtaaacatatgttttccatgccaataaagcccttttgaatTGAACTGAATGTTTTTCCTCTGGCTTGTGACGATGGGTCTATTCATTACACCGATTATGTAGCGAAACGTTTTGTCTGTTGCAAACGGAAACGTTTCACAACGGAAACAAgattttctattggacaaattcatgtaggtccctccccgtttagTTCTGtttgctctgtttgcttccgtttggttcttaaacTGTAATTGTTTTCTGTTGCGatgcgtaatgaatacacccaatGATCATcccacaaaataaaataaaaaagtgtgaCCATCCTTCCATCCCACAGACAGAGGTCACTCATTCACCACCAGCTACTCTGCTACAATGTATCCATTTCATACTGTACGTCGTGGATGAAGCTACAGGTGTAcagtgagtatacaaaacattaagaacacctgctctttccatgacataaactgaccaggtgaatccaggtaaaagctataatcccttattgatgtcacctgttaaatccacttcaatcagtgtagatgaaggggaggagacaggttaaagaaggggttttaagccttgagacaactgagacatggattgtgtatgtgtaccattcagagggtgaatggacaagacaaaatatttaagtgcctttgaacggggtatggtagtcggTGCCAGGGTCACCGGTTTGTGTCCATAACTGCAACACTACTGTTTTTTTACACACAatggtttcctgtgtgtatcaagaatggtccaccgcccaaaggacatccacacaactgtgggaaacattggagtcaacatttgccagcatccctgtggaacgcttacAACCCATTTTGTTACACCCGCaaaaacatctgataaatatgtgtatgtgaccaatacaatttgatttgatttgatttgaacaccttgtagagcccatgccctgatgaattaaggctgttctcagggcgaaagggggggggggggggtgcaactcaatatgaggaaggtgttcctaatgtttagtatactcagtgtatacctcAATGGGATGAACCATTGCACAGGAAAGTAGCCCATCTTTGGTAGAAAGTAATGACCCGTGTGCAGGTACTGTAGGTAAGGGTAGCCATATTGATGGATGAAAAATATCTTAGGAAAACAAACATTCTTGATGCTCCTTTGATACAGACAGTCCCCCACCAATCACTGAAAGAGCTGTGTCATCCCACTAATTTATCTGCCTATATGAGTCAATTGCAGATAACTGGTTGTAAAAAATACATACCGCTAGTCAAATGACCACAGCATTCGCATTCGTAAAATTCATAACTGAAACCAAAAGCCTCATATGCGCTGTCACCTTTCAACGCACCACACTGACTTTTAGGGGCTGAATCAGGTATTCATTTCTTAAATGTCTCTGTATTTTATTGAGGTTTTTTAGAGATATTCTCATATTTAATCATCTATTTATCTCTGTTAAATGTGAACAGGTTGAGAGCAGACTTGAGTGAAATCATGCAGAGAGAGACTCTGACGATCATTCTCCTTTCACTCTGTGGTAATTCCCCTTGTACTCTAACAGTATTGTGCATAAAGCTATTACAGTGATTACAATGTAACATTTGGCTTAACGACTTTATCTATTGTATCTGAATGATAATAAACATGGAGAAACATTAGCTGTTATATGTGGTTGAGGTTTGAACGGTGTTACTTTGCCATCTCAAACAGCACTAAATCTCTCTACTGTCATTCAAAAGTGAAAGAGAAAATGATCATGAATGTTATTACCATGTTACACATATAACAAACATCACTATCTCATTCCTTCTCTAGCTGTTCTTCCAGGTGACTATGGAGCAATAGAGTTTCCAGCACTCCATTCTGATATAACCGGTAAACAACATTATCCTTATTGGATGAGTGCCAGTCTTGTTTTCTGATGTGGGACCAAGCTATTCATTTTTATTCCCCCGTGTACACTAAAGCATATGCTAGTTTAATTCAATTGTGTTGTCATCAACATGTTGCTGTATATATTTCAGACTGTATGAAAAGGACATGTGCCAGGAGTATCAATGCCTGTGTGGACACACATGGACAGGCCCCCACAGAACAGCTCAAAGGTGAGGAGAACAATGTCAGGTGTCTTAGTTACAATACATTTATAGATCATTGATTAGATCATCTTGCTGTTTTATATATCCTAAAGTATATACGTCTTTTCATCATGCATTATCAAAACAATGATACGTGATATAatattctattttatttattaatattattatttttttttctcccctaaATCAAAACTGATGTCTTTAGGCCTTTTCAATCATTATTACTGGTAACTAACCTGTTTTTTTGTTGCAGGTTGTATTGTCCGCAAGTGTAAGAAAATCACCAACCGCTGTGTAGATCAATTCTTCCAACAGTACCTGCCCCTGTTATGTGAGTTAAGTTCATTACAGTTTAGTATTATTGCAGTGTAATGATTCATTACAGTTTAGTATTATTACAGTGTAATGATTCATTACAGTTTAGTATTATTGCAGTGTAATGATTCATTACAGTTTAGTATTATTACAGTGTAATGATTCTTTACAGTTTAGTACTATTACAGTGTAATGATTCATTACAGTTTAGTATTATCACAGTGAAATGATTCCCTCCTCTAACTATGAGAACTGTGTTTTCTAGTGGCACAAAATCCAAAAGCTTCCTCAATTGTCGAACCAAATGCCGGTATGCGTCAATAATTTTCATTATAATGACAATGGGTCTTTTAAGACAGGGACAGAAATGATTCTAAACCATAAAGAGATGTGAATAACTGTCATTGAATGAGTTCTCTGTTTGTGTCAACATAGAGCTTTTCATGGCTGAAATGACAGATGCTTATCTTGAATGCTGGCTTGAGACAACAGACTCCAAATTCGGAGGTGAGTCAATGTTCAGCAGTCAGTACAGTATTTTGATGGTGAATAAAATGTGTGGCTGAGTGTGTATACCTTATGTgatggtctgtatatatatcgACTGTATCTTTTGTTATGTAATGGTCTTTGTgtgcatatatatgtatatatatatatatatacatatacactgtATCTGTTTTTAAGTGATGGTCTGTttgtatacagtatactgtatctgTTGTTAAGTGTGGTTTTTGTACTCTATATTCGCAGAGGTGATCATTGATTTAAGTCAGTCTTTCTCTTGCAGGTTGTTTTATGGACAGACTCATTGATAAGGCACAGCCGTTCATTACCCCGTTGTCTGCATTGATCTTTGATGATCCAGGTCAGACTTATTATCGCCTTAAAAAGTGATAGTTCACATTTTAAGTTTTACCTCCTAGGATGGTGTGGTTTTGATTCATCCATACAATTTTAAAGTCCATCAGCCTGCTATTTAGCAAGTTGCTGAAGAGAAATTTGAAAATTAGTACTTAGACACCAAGGTATTCTATAAGTACTTAGACACCAAGGTATTCAATAAGTACTTAGACACCAAGGTATTCTATAAGTACTTAGACAACAAGGTATTCAATAAGTACTTAGACACCAAGGTATTCAATAAGTACTTAGACACCAAGGTATTCTATAAGTACTTAGACACCAAGGTATTCAATAAGTACTTAGACACCAAGGTATTCTATAAGTACTTAGACACCAAGGTATTCTATAAGTACTTAGACACCAAGGTATTCTATAAGTACTTAGACAACAAGGTATTCTATAAGTACTTAGACAATAAGGTATTCTATAAGTACTTAGACACCAAGGTATTCTATAAGTACTTAGACAATAAGGTATTCTATAAGTACTTAGACAACAAGGTATTCTATAAGTACTTAGACAACAAGGTATTCTATGAGTACTTAGACACCAAGGTATTCTATAAGTACTTAGACAACAAGGTATTCTATAAGTACTTAGACACCAAGGTATTCTATAAGTACTTAGACAATAAGGTATTCTATAAGTACTTAGACAATAAGGTATTCTATAAGTACTTAGACAACAAGGTATTCTGTAAGTACTTAAACAACAAAGATATTCTATAAGTATTTAGACAAGGTATTCTATAAGTACTTTGAAAACAAGGTATTATATAAGTACTTTGAAAACAAGGTATTATATAAGTACTTAGACAACAAGGTATTCTGTAAGTACTTAGACAAGGTATTCTCTGAGTACTTAGACAACAAGGTATTCTATAAGTACTTAGACACCAAGGTATTCTATAAGTACTTAGACAACAAGGTATTCTAGAAGTACTTAGACAATAAGGTATTCTATAAGTACTTAGACAACAAGGTATTCTATAAGTACTTAGACAACAAAGATATTCTATAAGTACTTAGACAAGGTATTCTATAAGTACTTTGAAAACAAGGTATTATATAAGTACTTAGACAACAAGGTATTCTGTAAGTACTTAGATAACAAGGTATTATATAAGTACTTTATAAACAAGGTATTATATAAGTACTTAGACAACAAGGTATTCTGTAAGTACTTAGATAACAAGGTATTCTATAAGTACTTAGACAACAAGGTATTCTGTAAGTACTTTGAAAACAAGGTATTATATAAGTACTTAGACAACAAGGTATTCTATAAGTACTTAGATAACAAGGTATTCTGGGGTACTTAGAAAACAAGGTATTCTATAAGTACTTAGATAACAAGGTATTCGATGAGTACTTAGACAACAAGGTATTCTGTAAGTACTTAGATAACAAGGTATTCTGGGGTACTTAGAAAACAAGGTATTCGATAAGTACTTAGACAACAAGGTATTCTGTGAGTACTTAGACAACAAGGTATTCTATAAGTATTTAGACAACAGTATTTTATACAAGTACTTAGACAACAAGGTATTCTGTGAGTACTTAGACAACAAGGTATTCTATAAGTACTTAGACAACAAGATATTCTATAATTTTCATATCAGCTAAATCTGATTGCTGTATACTCTATATTTTCAGTCGTTGTGAGCTGTTGGCTCTCCCATACTTTGAAAGGAATGGTAAGCTGCTATGGTCAGCTAGATGACAACTACATCAAGGAACTGAGTAAGGCAGATATCCTATCATTTATATCATTACACAATtgtatttaaaaatgtttacataaaTGTACACATATACGAAATgttcatgtacagtgccttcagaaattattcatacaccttgacttattccacattttgttgtgttacagcctgaattcaaaatggattacatcgatttaaaaaaaaattgtatttaatttGTAGACGCACcttcggcagtgattacagctgtgagtcttcctggttaagtctctaagagctttccacacctggattgtgcaatatttgcacattgttctTTTTAacatttttcaagctctgtcaaattggttgttgatcatataTAGACAACCCTTTTCAGGTctctgccatagattttcaagtagatttaagtcaaaaactgtaactcggccactcaggaacattcactgtcttcttggtaagcaactcgagtgttttaggttattatcctgctgaaaggtgaattaatctcccagtgtctggtggaaagcagactgaaccaggttttcctctaggattttgcctgtgcttaattATTACAAGCCTACCCATAacttgatgcagccaccactgtgcttgaaaatatggagagtggtactcagtgatgtgttgtattggatttgacccaaacataacactttgtattcaggacaaaaagtgaattgctttgccacattttttgcagtattactttagtgccttgttgcaaacaagttgcatgttttggaatatttttattctgtacaggcttccttcttttcgctctgtcaattatgttagtattgtggagtaactacaatgttgttgatccatcctcagttttctcttatcacagccattaaactctgtaactgttttaaaatcaccattggcatcatggtgaaatccctgagtggtttccttcctctccggcaactgaattaggaaggacgcctgaatgtttgtagtgactgggtgtattgatacatcatcaaaagtataattaataacttcaccatgctcaaagggatattcattgtctgctttttAAAATATTTACCCATCTATCAATGTGTGCCCTTCTTTAagaggcactggaaaacctccctggtctttgtggttgaatctgtgtttgaaattcactgctggactgagggTCCTTATACagtagataattgtatgtgtggggtacagagatgaagtagtcattcaaaaatcatgttaaacactattattattattattgagttcatgcaacttattatataagttattaagcacatttttactcctgaacttttgTAGGCCaatacaaaggggttgaatacttatctcaagacatcacagcttaaaaatacattaaaaaaaatatctcGAAATAATATCgaaataattccactttgacataatgggatattgtgtgtaggccagtgacacaaaatctcaatttaatccattttaaattcaggctgtaacaacaacaaaatgtggaaaaagtcaaggggtgtgaatactttctgaacgcgcTGTAGATTCCCCTGGATTGTTCGGCCCTTCTATTGAATTCAGATTGTTTCTGTCTGATAGTAAGACGACTGAGTACTCCACCAATTCACACTCAGtctttttttttcaacagaaaaaagggcagagagagagatgaaagacaaTATTTCACGTCAGTAAAAGGGCATTCTTTGTAATGACCGTATTAACTTAAGtctacactgtgtacaaaacacaaggaacacctgctctttccatgacatagactgaccaggtgaatccaggtaaaagctatgatcccttattgatgtcacttgtgaaatacacttcaaatcagtgtagatgaaggggaggagacaggttaaagttaaaagaaggatttttaagccttgagacaattgagacatggattgtgtgtgtgtgccattcagagggtgaattggcaagacaaaatatttaagttcctttgaacaGGATATGGTAGTAGTTGCCAGCCGCACCAGTTTTGAGttatgagctttgtgggcactatgatgttgaacgctgaactcTAGTCAATTTGATTCAACATGGATCAGCATCCCTGAGGACCACTTTCGAAACACCTGGCCCCATGGGCCTGGGGCCACAGGCTTCATCCCCGGTAAGGTGATGCATTAACCTGGCCCtgcttgtagaatccatgccctgacaaattaaggctgttctgaggacaaaggtGGGGAGCAACtcgatattaggaaggtgttcctaatgttttgtacactctgtgtatttATTTAAGTCTACACTGTGATAATAGTTCAAGTTTTCACATATTACTATTATTGATAGTTGTATCATTTCAGCACTTGTAATTATGATGCATACATTTTCACACATTTAAGTTGTCTCTTGCCAAGGGTGGAATCAGCTAGGTTTCCCTCTCTTTGTGGTAGGCTATATGACGTGCATGAGCAAACCTGTGAAAAACTGGAACTGGTGTAAAGGACTCATTGAGGATATTTTTGGTAAGTATTATAGTGAGAGAAAAACAAACATTAATAAGATGGCTAGAAATGAAAACCCAGAAGACAGGGAGATGTTTCTACCTTTTGAAGTAGAAGTAATCTGAATACAATTTGTCCTACCGGTTAATTAAATGCTGTCTAATTTCACTCTGGTTTTACTCTAGCTTCATCACCAAAGAGGAAACGCCAGTACAAAGGTAAATGATTAGAAAACAACTTGGCCTGTGCATGATAAGTTAATATTTAACAGAATTTCCCTCACCACTTAAACCTATCCCTAAATCTTTTTCCCCCTCAAGACTTCCTCATCTGTTCAATCCACAGTGGAATTACCGCAACAGCGAAATGCTAAAACTTGTTCTACGAGGTAATAGCCTTTCTTATGAGGATAATTGTTACATTTTTCTTGtcaaatgtattcatttgtgttttttttttcttgctTTGTTTTAGGGGAAAGTTATGCATTTGCAGGTTTCCAAAGCAACAGGTGACTAGTAGAAAcactagaagaagaaaaaaagaagtaTTTTGAATTAATCACAAACACTAAAGTTTGATTATACCTTGAAGATCatacattttattgttttatCTTTAACATTTTCAAACTATTTTTTGTGTAAAGCACTAAGACTGTCTTTTATTACATGCACTGATGATGAATAAACGTTTTATAAATCACAATTAAAATGTTCAACTTTGGATACAAAACACACATGGGATTGTAATTACAAATCCACAACAACGACTTTACAGTGTTTGCAACCCACTGTATTTAAAATGTCCACAGTATTTTAGTGTCCACAATAATTTTAGTGTCCACTGTATTCTACAGTGTCCACAGTATTTTAATGTTCATTGTATTTTAGTGTCCACAGTATTTTAGTGTCCAgagtatacagtgggggggaaaagtatttgatcccctgctgattttgtacgtttgcccactgacaaagaaatgatcagtctataattttaatgttaggtttatttgaacagtgagagacagaataacaacaaaaaaatccagaaaaacacatgtcagagatgctataaattgatttgcattttaatgagggaaataagtatttgaccccctct encodes:
- the LOC115168698 gene encoding uncharacterized protein LOC115168698, which gives rise to MLKILLVICTLGCALVTWDGVNADGELLKMIPSADGVSFIRLVNGDSECSGRVEVLQRSQWGTVCDHGWDLREADVVCLEMGCGLAENALRGAAFGRGSREIWLRHVQCSGHEASLTRCPRVLHSYFTCTHNNDAGVKCSGTLLMPTLSLLSSHTVFSAGEAVRFSCTVLLGHHLNDFHLYKRGIATPLVTQRVDSAQTRVELTLSDLETTHQGSYSCLYRIKGSSPSSLLSSPPSNSINITVVELHTPQHWYNTSIEAPTGSVIKGHSFNITCSTEQQYPGGSFQLRLIRSNGTVRQSLPALSPFVTFTFSNAQRSNEGYYYCLYKVQLGGRTFMSRESQPLPISIRDPDPVLSPMVISWLASALTFLVALLMIIIIVARVLCKREKKPLELERETRTCVDNTYVALAIKL
- the LOC115168699 gene encoding uncharacterized protein LOC115168699, coding for MQRETLTIILLSLCAVLPGDYGAIEFPALHSDITDCMKRTCARSINACVDTHGQAPTEQLKGCIVRKCKKITNRCVDQFFQQYLPLLLAQNPKASSIVEPNAELFMAEMTDAYLECWLETTDSKFGGCFMDRLIDKAQPFITPLSALIFDDPVVVSCWLSHTLKGMVSCYGQLDDNYIKELKKRAEREMKDNISRYMTCMSKPVKNWNWCKGLIEDIFASSPKRKRQYKDFLICSIHSGITATAKC